From Mercenaria mercenaria strain notata chromosome 17, MADL_Memer_1, whole genome shotgun sequence, the proteins below share one genomic window:
- the LOC123536005 gene encoding uncharacterized protein LOC123536005, which produces MDCAPKSNHIYSLYKFKSRIQQEGEVFEQFVTELKILIKDCGYPDTIIDEVIRDHIVFEIRSHKIREKLISEGSGLTLEKCMDIARTYELSQTQVKDINCQSQSVNAVRRNPMYRAAQKKTRSTMQQTYSRNPQDRQQRPFQGKQQGGQYDTHRTSNFCDNCGNSKHGYNDMCPAKGKFCDYCTKPNHFAKVCRRRKLDNNKINEVTHFDTTSDLEYSSLDTPSHDDEFYVNTVEHDHFANQAFATITIGSTQISMKIDSGA; this is translated from the coding sequence CCACATATACAGCTTATACAAATTTAAATCGCGAATTCAGCAAGAAGGAGAAGTCTTTGAACAATTTGTAACAGAACTGAAAATCCTTATTAAGGACTGTGGCTATCCAGACACAATCATTGACGAAGTGATCAGAGATCACATAGTGTTTGAAATACGCTCGCACAAGATACGAGAAAAACTCATAAGCGAAGGATCGGGACTGACACTTGAAAAGTGCATGGATATAGCACGGACTTATGAGTTGAGTCAAACTCAGGTCAAGGACATTAATTGTCAATCACAGTCAGTGAATGCAGTCAGACGAAACCCAATGTACAGGGCAGCGCAGAAGAAAACACGGAGTACAATGCAACAGACTTATTCCAGAAACCCCCAAGATCGCCAACAGAGACCATTTCAAGGGAAACAACAAGGTGGACAATATGATACACATAGGACTAGCAATTTCTGTGATAATTGTGGGAATTCAAAGCATGGATATAATGACATGTGTCCCGCTAAAGGGAAATTTTGTGATTATTGTACAAAACCCAATCATTTTGCCAAAGTATGCAGAAGGAGAAAGCttgacaacaacaaaatcaatGAGGTAACACATTTTGATACTACATCTGATCTTGAATATTCCTCCCTTGACACCCCTTCCCATGATGATGAATTCTATGTCAATACAGTTGAGCATGATCATTTCGCAAATCAAGCATTTGCCACAATCACAATTGGTTCAACACAAATTtccatgaaaattgatagcggTGCATAG